The DNA sequence GTGGAGAAATTGTCTTCACACGGCAAAGTGAGTATTGGAGGCAGTTATGCATTGGACTTGATGTATGGACCGGATATTGATATTACAGTTGAGTGCAAGAACCCTCGAGAAGCTTCAGTCGAATGTTTAAACTCCTTTGTGAAAAACAGTAAATTCCAAAAGTATGAATATGGGGATTTTGTAAAGCATCCGAGAGTAAACAGACCAGCAGGTTATATTGTAAATCTTAGAAATGTATTTGAAGATAAGATGTGGGAAGTGGAAATATGGTTTCTTGATTCTGTTGAAAAAGTAGATCGAGAATACATTAACGAAATAAAAAAGAAATTAACCCCAGACGCTTGTGAGAGCATACTTCTAATCAAACATCAGCGTGAGGAAAAGCAAATTTCGAAGCATGAGCTCTCGAGCGTCAAAATTTATGATGCTGTAATAAACAATGGTGCAAAAAGTATTGAAGATATCCATTTATGAAAGTTTATCACCCTACTTTATCACCCTACAGGTGAAATGAATTAACACAGCTCACTTTTTAGAATTAGTACGGTAACTTAGAGTTAGTTGCCATCGGACGTTCATATATAGATATACCTTAAACTTACAGAATGCTTATTAAGAACAGTCCCAAGTATATAGCACATCACTAAAATCTAGTTTTTGAAGATTTACTGGTTTAATAAAAAGTTTGCTACTCCCACATCCCCCCACATTATTTCAGCAATATTTTGCTTTGGATAATACTCACTGTCCATTTGAAACAATAAGGTAGAATAATCTGTGAATTTATCATTGCCTCTGGGATCATCTTGAGTGAAATTGGGATAACCTCCTATTTTATGACCGGTTGGATCAGAAAATTTAAGATATGTTTTAACTAACTCACTGTAAAAATCATCAAAAGCTTTGTCGTAATTAATTTCACTTTCATATCGAAAATCAACATAGGGAATAGATGCGATACTTCTCTTGAATGTTAAAGAAAACTCATTTTCTAATACAAAGGTTTCTTTTGGGGTAGGCCAATCATAATCTAAAATCGGATTTGTATTAATGAATTGTTCTTTTGAAATATACAAGACCCTGAAATTATCTTGTTTTGTTCTGTTGGCAAAATCCAAACCCCTTAAATTGTTATCAGATATAAACATTTGTAGAATCCCTGTTTCCGGAAAATCAGCAAGTTTTGGTACTTCTTCAAAATTTATCTGAGCCAAAAATATCAACTTTTGACCTGCGGCATTTTTGGGGTACTCAACTTCATCTATTAGCAATGGCTTACCCCCAAATTTGCTTTGAGTTGGAGATAACTCCTCGGAGACAGCTTGACTTTTAATAGCAATATATTCCTTAAAAGTTTTATTAATTCTATCTTCGTATTGTTTTAATATATTGGGTAATTCAGGTAAATCCATGTTTAAATATTAACAATATATTAATATTACTACGAACATTTATTAAAAAGAATACTTGGAGTAACAAGGTATATATCTAATATGGATTATATCACCCTACAGGTGAAATGAATTAATACAGCTCACTTTTAAGAATTAATACAGTAACTTAGGATCAGCTACCATCGGACATTCGAACATGGATATACCTTAATCCTACAGAAAGCTTTATAAGAACAGTCACAAAATGGTTTATCACCCTACAGGTGAAATGAATTAACACAGCTCACTTTTTAGAATTAGTACGGTAACTTAGAGTTAGTTGCCATCGGACGTTCATATATAGATATACCTTAAACTTACAGAATGCTTATTAAGAACAGTCCCAAGTATATAGCACATCACTAAAATCTAGTTTTTGAAGATTTACTGGTTTAATAAAAAAGTTTGCTACTCCCACATCCCCCCACATTATTTCAGCAATATTTTGCTTTGGATAATACTCACTGTCCATTTGAAACAATAAGGTAGAATAATCTGTGAATTTATCATTGCCTCTGGGATCATCTTGAGTGAAATTGGGATAACCTCCTATTTTATGACCGGTTGGATCAGAAAATTTAAGATATGTTTTAACTAACTCACTGTAAAAATCATCAAAAGCTTTGTCGTAATTAATTTCACTTTCATATCGAAAATCAACATAGGGAATAGATGCGATACTTCTCTTGAATGTTAAAGAAAACTCATTTTCTAATACGAAGGTTTCTTTTGGGGTAGGCCAATCATAATCTAAAATAAATCCTCAACAAAATTAATCAAATTCTTTAATTGAAGAATTAATCTATTTATCCATATCCTTTGTGTGAAGATTAGCTTATATTCACCACTTACCACAAAAGACAATCTTTACCTCTCTCGAGTTTATAATATTATCCCCCAATAAAAGCGTTAATAGTCATATCAATACAAAATGTCTTATTGATATTTTGCTTGGTAAGCTTGGAATTCCTATAAAGTAAAAAACCTGTCATTTTTTTTAGTTTGCTATATAATATGTTTATGGTAGAAAAAGAGGCAAATTATTATGGCGATCCCGTTAACGACTTTGAATTAAGAATAGTTCAAAAGCCAAAAGAAGAAAAAGGGCAAACTTATGATAATGGCATTCAAGGTGAAACTGACGGCTTGTTAGATGTTGTCAGAAAAATTGTTCCAGAAGATGTTTTAGTTAAAATGGGTGGGCAAATCACAACAGTTTCTCTGGGCGGGACATTTAGTGAGAAAAGTATCGTCTTACCAAACACACCTCTCGTGCGCGATCCCGAGAAAGATGCGAGATCTCATGGAGGCGGAGCTAGTCCTGGAATGGGTGGTATGCGAACAGAACAAACGTTTTATCACGATGGAACTCAGGTAGATACAGTTGCCCCAGAGGCTCCCAAAAAGAGTAGACTTTCTGGTTTATTTGGTCGGGGTACTAAAACACCTCCGAAAAGATTGGTAAATGGTGCGCGAAACATAGTATCAGTAACCATTGGAAGCGACGATGAAATAAAAGATTTTAAAGTTAATAATATCGTCGTATACGAATATATTGATACCCCCGATCAGTAATTTGCTATAATCTCCACATGTGTGAAGCAAAACTAAGATATTCCCAACGTTTAACAAATGAGGAAAAACTAGCAATACAGACTTGTCCTGGATTTATTTCAGCCCAAAACAGATCATTGGCGGATTATTATGAACCCAAAAGATGTGCAGATTGTAATTTAACTTCGACATTCACACCTTCCATTAATCAAATTAAAATTGAGGGAAAGTGTCCAAAAAAATAAATAGTTTTCTATATCTTATTAAACTTCATCACAATTAATCTGCAATTAATATAAACTGAAACAAAGTTAGCAAAACGCTATTATTTCACTATTCCAGGGGAAATATCTCAAATTTCACTAGTTCTCCATTAACGTAGGTGCAATGATACTGATGAGAACTTTTGTTATCAACCATATGAAGTAGGAAATGGAGAATGTTCTCGACCACTGCACTATTATTCCTGTCCACCGTCCACTCAAGTGGTTTCCACTTTAAAATGCCCTCTCTTATTTCCCTACTTACAAAAGGTTTATCACCCTACAGGAGATTATCACCCTACAGGTGAAATGAATTAACACAGCTCACTTTTAAGTGAAATACATTATCACCCTACAGGTGAAATGAATTAACACAGCTCACTTTTAAGAATTAATACGGTAACTTAGAGTGGATGGCTGGACGACGTTCGAACCTATTTCGTGCCTATTTCAGTAGATTATCAGGTGATTAAAAGCATGTTATTACTTCAAGAAAAAGCTCAGTTTACCAATGTTTGACTGAACAGTAGAGTGCGAATTTCCTTCAGGCTAGAAAACATTTAATCTGCAAAAACAGGGGTAATTTCAAAATTCACAGTCTTTATTCGCTGGTCAAGTTTTATAACTTTCAATTCATCTACAAATTCAATTACTGGTGCAGATGTTTCTTTTTCTAGAGATTTTTCGAGTTCCTCATTATTGTAAAAACGGACAGATAATGATAAATCGTAATCACTACCAAGTTTCAAACTGTTTGGCCAAGGCTCCACAAATCTATACTTATAAACTCTTTTGCTATTTGTCTCAGTTTCCAACCACACGCAATTATCTTGTCCTTTCTTGCATAATTCACTGCTTTGAATTCCAATGGCATCTTCACTGTCGTCATGTTTGGAAGTGGTTATACTTATGTTGTCATGCACTTGGTCACTATTTATCTGTTTATATATTATTGTTACTTCACCTTCAATAACATTGGAATTTTCATCTTCATCAATAATGGAGTCTTTACTAATATCCTTCTTAGAAGGATTCTGTTTATTGTTGTTTGAAAAAAATGTTACTCCAACCCCAATCGCAACTATCATAGTTATTAAAAACAAAAATAATGGTAATGCAAATCCTTTTTCATCTTTCATGTATTAATGTTAATATTTACTTATTCAATATGCAAATACTAAGATGAGCAACTCGAACTAATTATAACGGATATGACAAAGCTTTATGAAGTATTTGGCAGGAAAATGGCATATAATTATTCATTATGAATATCAATCAAAAAGTAAAGGCAGGCTACAACATTGCCGCTAAAAACTATACTTCAGAATTTCGAGACCAATTCAAAAATGAAAAACATCTAGCTAAGTTGGTAGATGTTTTGTCTCCAAGATCAAGCATTCTTGATGTTGGCTGTGGAGCCGGTAAACCAATTGATAGCTATCTTGTTTCAAAAGGTATGAAAGTAACAGGTATCGATATTTCTGAAGCCCAAATAGAGTTGGCAAAATCATATGTACCAGAAGCTAATTACGAAGTCCGTGACATGTCTGAGCTACAAGATGGTGAATATGAAGTAGATGCCGTTGTTTCTTTTTACGCCATTTTTCACACCCCAAGAGAGAACCATGCTGACTTACTGAAGAAGTTCAAGTCTTTTCTGAAATCAGATGGATACTTGCTTATTACGATGGGAGCTAATGATTGGGTAGGCAAAGAAGATAATTTCTGTGGATCAGAAATGTATTGGAGTCATTACGGTGCAGATAAAAATAAGGAGCTGATTGAAAAAGCAGGGTTTGACATCATTTTCTCTGAGGTCGATGATGCAGGCGGAGAAAAACATTTGATTATATTAGCCAAAGCTAAGTAGGAATAGTTTCTATTTGGGGTCGGTTGCCATCGGATGTTAGTATATCACCCTACAGGTGAAATGAATTAACACAGCTCACTTTTTAGAATTAGTACGGTAACTTAGGA is a window from the Candidatus Woesebacteria bacterium genome containing:
- a CDS encoding DUF1963 domain-containing protein yields the protein MGGCGSSKLFIKPVNLQKLDFSDVLYTWDCS
- a CDS encoding DUF1963 domain-containing protein; amino-acid sequence: MLDYDWPTPKETFVLENEFSLTFKRSIASIPYVDFRYESEINYDKAFDDFYSELVKTYLKFSDPTGHKIGGYPNFTQDDPRGNDKFTDYSTLLFQMDSEYYPKQNIAEIMWGDVGVANFFIKPVNLQKLDFSDVLYTWDCS
- a CDS encoding class I SAM-dependent methyltransferase; translation: MNINQKVKAGYNIAAKNYTSEFRDQFKNEKHLAKLVDVLSPRSSILDVGCGAGKPIDSYLVSKGMKVTGIDISEAQIELAKSYVPEANYEVRDMSELQDGEYEVDAVVSFYAIFHTPRENHADLLKKFKSFLKSDGYLLITMGANDWVGKEDNFCGSEMYWSHYGADKNKELIEKAGFDIIFSEVDDAGGEKHLIILAKAK
- a CDS encoding DUF1963 domain-containing protein, producing MDLPELPNILKQYEDRINKTFKEYIAIKSQAVSEELSPTQSKFGGKPLLIDEVEYPKNAAGQKLIFLAQINFEEVPKLADFPETGILQMFISDNNLRGLDFANRTKQDNFRVLYISKEQFINTNPILDYDWPTPKETFVLENEFSLTFKRSIASIPYVDFRYESEINYDKAFDDFYSELVKTYLKFSDPTGHKIGGYPNFTQDDPRGNDKFTDYSTLLFQMDSEYYPKQNIAEIMWGDVGVANFLLNQ